A genomic region of Hydrogenovibrio crunogenus contains the following coding sequences:
- the trpB gene encoding tryptophan synthase subunit beta: protein MSIDYSQYPDKKGHFGVYGGIFAPETLMAALEELSQQYESVKNDPAFIAELTKDFQDYVGRPSPLYYAERWSDSLGGAKIYLKREDLNHTGAHKINNTIGQALLAKRLGKKRIIAETGAGQHGVASATVAARLGLECVVYMGADDIVRQAPNVARMKMLGAEVIGVESGTRTLKDALNEAMRDWVTNVDDTFYIIGTVAGPHPYPAMVRDFQAIIGREAKQQHMEKEGKLPDALIACVGGGSNAIGLFYDFLPDESVEIYGVEAGGLGLETGQHAAPLCEGKPGVLHGNRTYLMEDENGQILGTHSISAGLDYPGVGPEHAWLKDIGRAKYVAINDDEAMQGFRDLTKFEGIIPALESSHALAYATKLAPTMSKDQTIIVNLSGRGDKDMGTIAKIEGFEI, encoded by the coding sequence ATGAGTATTGATTATTCGCAATATCCTGATAAAAAAGGACATTTTGGAGTTTATGGGGGTATTTTTGCGCCCGAAACTCTAATGGCTGCATTAGAAGAATTGAGCCAACAGTATGAAAGTGTCAAAAACGATCCAGCATTTATCGCTGAATTGACTAAGGACTTTCAAGATTATGTTGGTCGTCCTTCTCCTTTGTATTATGCGGAGCGATGGTCAGACTCATTAGGTGGTGCCAAGATTTATCTGAAGCGAGAAGATTTGAATCACACCGGTGCTCATAAAATCAATAACACTATTGGTCAAGCCTTGCTGGCAAAACGCCTTGGTAAAAAACGTATTATCGCAGAAACCGGTGCGGGGCAACACGGGGTTGCCAGTGCAACCGTTGCGGCCAGACTGGGACTTGAGTGTGTGGTTTATATGGGGGCGGATGATATTGTTCGTCAAGCACCGAATGTGGCACGGATGAAAATGTTAGGAGCAGAAGTCATCGGTGTTGAATCAGGGACGCGTACCTTGAAGGATGCACTGAATGAAGCCATGCGTGACTGGGTAACGAATGTGGATGATACCTTCTATATTATCGGTACCGTAGCAGGGCCCCACCCTTATCCGGCTATGGTACGTGATTTTCAAGCGATTATTGGCCGTGAAGCCAAGCAACAACACATGGAAAAAGAAGGTAAATTACCTGATGCATTGATTGCTTGTGTGGGCGGAGGTTCAAATGCAATCGGTCTGTTTTACGATTTTTTACCAGATGAATCGGTCGAAATTTATGGAGTGGAAGCCGGTGGGCTAGGGTTGGAAACCGGGCAACACGCTGCGCCTTTGTGTGAAGGAAAGCCTGGCGTACTGCATGGTAACCGAACCTATCTAATGGAAGATGAGAATGGACAAATCTTAGGAACACATTCTATTTCTGCGGGATTAGATTACCCAGGTGTTGGTCCTGAGCATGCTTGGTTAAAAGACATTGGTCGCGCCAAGTATGTTGCGATTAATGATGATGAAGCCATGCAAGGCTTTCGTGATTTAACAAAATTTGAAGGAATTATCCCAGCATTGGAATCGAGTCATGCATTGGCCTATGCCACCAAGCTGGCGCCAACCATGTCAAAAGATCAGACTATCATTGTCAATTTATCGGGTCGTGGTGATAAAGATATGGGAACCATAGCGAAAATTGAGGGGTTTGAGATTTAA
- a CDS encoding aspartate-semialdehyde dehydrogenase, whose amino-acid sequence MTKQYDIAVVGATGAVGETILKVLEERNFPVRNLYPLASSRSAGKKLEFNGGWVEIQDLATFDFSKAQIGLFSPGASVSREYAPKAAAAGCIVVDNTSEFRYDEDIPLVVPEVNPDAVAGYKNRGIIANPNCSTIQMMVALKPIYDAVGIERINVSTYQAVSGSGKEAIDELATQTANLLNMKPVEAKVYPKQIAFNCIPQIDVFQDNGYTKEEMKMVWETKKIMEDESILVNPTAVRVPVFFGHSEAIHLETKEKITAEQAKELFKKSDGIVLIDEHVDGGYPTAVTDAADTNPVYVGRVREDISFEKGLNLWVVADNVRKGAATNTVQIAELLIKDHI is encoded by the coding sequence ATGACAAAGCAGTATGATATTGCCGTTGTAGGTGCAACGGGTGCCGTAGGTGAAACAATTTTAAAAGTACTTGAAGAGCGTAATTTCCCAGTTCGTAATTTATATCCGCTGGCCAGTAGTCGTTCTGCAGGTAAAAAGCTGGAATTTAATGGCGGTTGGGTTGAGATTCAGGACTTGGCAACGTTTGATTTTTCAAAAGCCCAAATCGGATTGTTCTCACCAGGTGCCAGTGTTTCTAGAGAATATGCGCCAAAAGCTGCGGCGGCAGGATGTATTGTTGTCGATAATACCTCGGAATTTCGTTACGACGAAGACATTCCCTTAGTGGTCCCAGAAGTCAACCCTGATGCGGTTGCTGGGTATAAAAATCGAGGCATTATTGCCAACCCTAACTGTTCAACCATTCAGATGATGGTTGCGTTAAAACCTATTTATGATGCTGTCGGGATTGAGCGTATCAATGTATCAACGTATCAAGCAGTTTCTGGCTCCGGTAAAGAAGCGATTGATGAATTGGCAACACAAACAGCTAATTTGTTGAATATGAAGCCGGTTGAGGCAAAAGTTTATCCTAAGCAGATTGCCTTTAACTGTATTCCTCAAATCGATGTGTTCCAAGATAATGGTTACACAAAAGAAGAAATGAAAATGGTTTGGGAAACGAAAAAGATCATGGAAGATGAATCGATTCTTGTTAACCCAACGGCTGTGCGTGTCCCGGTATTTTTCGGTCACAGCGAAGCCATCCATTTAGAAACAAAAGAAAAAATCACAGCAGAGCAAGCGAAAGAGCTGTTCAAAAAATCTGACGGAATCGTTCTTATTGATGAGCATGTTGATGGCGGATACCCGACAGCTGTTACTGATGCTGCGGATACGAACCCAGTTTATGTTGGACGTGTGCGTGAAGACATTTCTTTTGAGAAAGGTTTGAATCTATGGGTTGTGGCGGATAATGTCCGTAAGGGTGCCGCTACAAATACAGTTCAAATTGCTGAGCTGTTGATCAAAGATCATATCTAA
- the trpA gene encoding tryptophan synthase subunit alpha: protein MSRIDATLKALKSEKKTALIPYITAGDPHPEMTVTLMHSLVEQGADMIELGVPFSDPMADGPVIQKAVERALEHNVSLKNVLAYVTEFRKKDAQTPVILMGYLNPIEAMGSDVFAKAAAEAGVDAVLTVDMPPEESEGYFENLSQAQLDRIFLVSPTTPDGRLNAVSEKGSGFVYYVSLKGVTGSKALDAKDVAHHVGHLRERMSMPVAIGFGIRDGNTAYEMAKLGDAIIVGSALVSLIEQNASEDSEVIQQVLSDKMREFRQAIDKADNE from the coding sequence ATGAGTAGAATTGATGCAACGCTGAAGGCCTTGAAGTCAGAAAAAAAGACAGCTTTGATTCCTTACATTACAGCAGGTGATCCCCACCCTGAGATGACAGTAACGTTGATGCACAGCTTGGTTGAGCAGGGCGCAGATATGATTGAGCTCGGTGTGCCTTTTTCAGACCCGATGGCGGATGGCCCCGTCATTCAAAAAGCGGTAGAACGAGCTTTAGAACATAATGTTAGTTTAAAAAATGTTTTAGCGTATGTGACTGAATTTCGTAAGAAAGATGCGCAAACGCCGGTGATTTTAATGGGGTATTTAAACCCGATTGAAGCTATGGGGAGCGATGTGTTTGCGAAAGCGGCAGCTGAAGCTGGCGTAGATGCAGTTTTGACAGTCGATATGCCACCGGAAGAAAGTGAAGGGTATTTTGAAAACTTGTCACAAGCACAACTCGATCGAATCTTCCTCGTCTCGCCGACGACACCTGATGGACGACTCAACGCCGTCAGTGAAAAAGGCAGTGGATTTGTTTACTACGTTTCTTTAAAAGGTGTCACCGGCTCAAAAGCCTTGGATGCTAAGGATGTAGCTCATCATGTTGGGCATTTGAGAGAAAGGATGTCGATGCCTGTAGCCATTGGGTTTGGTATTCGTGATGGCAATACAGCCTACGAAATGGCCAAGCTTGGTGATGCTATTATTGTTGGTTCAGCGTTGGTTAGTTTGATTGAACAGAATGCTTCAGAAGACTCTGAAGTGATTCAACAGGTATTAAGTGATAAAATGCGCGAATTCAGACAAGCAATTGATAAAGCAGATAACGAATAA
- the truA gene encoding tRNA pseudouridine(38-40) synthase TruA, which translates to MALLAIGIEYQGTAYCGWQHQKHCDSVQQQLEKALSYIADEPIGLNCAGRTDTGVHAIGQVAHFETAVNRPDKAWIQGVNTRLPSDIRVTWVKMMPEDFHARFSAIARQYRYVIFNRPVHSAILANRVTWENRPLDVEKMHIAAQGLLGENDFSSFRASGCQASHANRNVQSLQVSRQGNFVFVDIQANAFLHHMVRNIVGTLMEVGRLEKPVEWVLELLKKQDRTQAGMTAPAEGLYFVNALYPESFQLPQVVLDELLWQA; encoded by the coding sequence ATGGCTTTATTGGCGATTGGTATTGAATACCAAGGCACCGCCTATTGTGGTTGGCAGCATCAGAAACATTGTGATTCTGTTCAGCAGCAACTTGAAAAGGCATTATCTTATATCGCCGATGAACCGATTGGTTTGAATTGTGCAGGTCGAACAGATACGGGGGTGCATGCAATCGGTCAGGTTGCGCATTTTGAAACGGCTGTTAATCGGCCGGATAAAGCTTGGATTCAAGGCGTTAATACCCGGTTACCCAGTGATATTCGGGTAACCTGGGTGAAAATGATGCCTGAAGACTTTCATGCACGTTTTTCTGCTATTGCTCGACAATACCGGTATGTCATCTTTAACCGTCCTGTTCATTCTGCCATTTTAGCCAATCGTGTGACCTGGGAGAATCGTCCCTTAGATGTGGAAAAAATGCACATTGCCGCTCAGGGGTTATTAGGTGAAAATGATTTTTCATCTTTCCGTGCCTCAGGTTGCCAAGCCTCTCACGCCAATCGTAATGTGCAGTCTTTGCAGGTTTCACGTCAAGGCAATTTTGTCTTTGTTGATATTCAAGCCAATGCTTTTTTACATCATATGGTTCGAAACATTGTCGGTACCTTGATGGAAGTAGGGCGGTTGGAGAAACCGGTCGAGTGGGTGTTGGAATTGTTAAAAAAACAAGATCGAACTCAGGCCGGTATGACAGCGCCAGCGGAGGGTTTGTATTTTGTGAATGCTTTGTATCCGGAATCGTTCCAGCTCCCTCAGGTTGTTTTGGATGAGCTGCTTTGGCAAGCCTAA
- a CDS encoding phosphoribosylanthranilate isomerase — MMQNRTRVKICGITNITDATTAVQAGADALGFVFYDKSPRVVTIDQAWAVFEKLPAFVTTTALFVNPDVSLVEKVIKDLKIDLLQFHGDESPAFCDQFSRPYIKAVRMQAETDLEQLAVQYASSQGLLLDTYVKGVPGGTGAAFNWNWVAPERRLNVTLPVILAGGLNEDNVEQAIRSVHPWAVDVSGGVESVPGQKSSEKIQAFIQAVNNVR, encoded by the coding sequence ATGATGCAAAATAGAACGCGTGTTAAAATTTGCGGCATTACGAACATAACGGATGCGACAACTGCCGTTCAGGCAGGGGCTGACGCACTGGGGTTCGTCTTTTATGACAAAAGTCCTAGAGTCGTGACAATTGACCAGGCCTGGGCGGTTTTTGAAAAACTGCCGGCTTTTGTTACTACGACTGCGCTGTTTGTGAATCCGGATGTCTCTTTGGTTGAAAAAGTTATCAAAGATTTGAAGATAGACTTGTTGCAGTTTCATGGAGATGAGTCCCCTGCATTTTGCGATCAATTTTCGAGACCTTATATAAAAGCGGTTCGGATGCAGGCGGAAACGGATTTGGAACAATTGGCTGTTCAATATGCTTCGAGCCAAGGGTTGCTACTTGATACTTATGTTAAAGGTGTTCCTGGCGGAACAGGAGCGGCCTTCAATTGGAACTGGGTGGCACCTGAAAGACGGCTGAATGTGACGCTGCCTGTTATTTTGGCGGGTGGGTTAAATGAAGATAATGTCGAGCAGGCCATCCGCTCTGTTCATCCGTGGGCAGTTGATGTCAGTGGCGGCGTGGAATCGGTGCCAGGACAAAAATCATCAGAAAAGATACAAGCTTTTATTCAAGCTGTAAATAATGTTCGGTAA
- the accD gene encoding acetyl-CoA carboxylase, carboxyltransferase subunit beta: MSWFEKILPSIKQVTERKKNVPEGLWTKCPKCESTLYRAEVRRNLEVCPKCDHHMRLGGRDRLEAFFDEGTGVEISAEVTPVDALKFKDIKPYKTRIAQAQKATGEKDSFVTMTGKIQGLEVVAGAFEFKFMGGSMGSVMGEKFVRAVNEAIEKRCPLIVFSASGGARMQEALFSLMQMAKTSAALGRLRAHKLPFISVLTDPTMGGVSASFAMLGDLNIAEPKALIGFAGPRVIEQTVREKLPEGFQRSEFLLEHGAIDRIIHRHNLSDELASICRMLLQKTA; this comes from the coding sequence ATGAGTTGGTTTGAAAAGATTTTACCCAGTATTAAACAGGTAACGGAACGTAAGAAAAATGTTCCAGAAGGCTTGTGGACAAAATGCCCTAAATGCGAAAGCACTTTATATCGTGCAGAAGTCAGACGCAATTTGGAAGTTTGTCCAAAATGTGATCATCATATGCGTTTGGGTGGACGTGATCGTCTTGAAGCGTTTTTCGATGAAGGAACCGGGGTTGAAATTTCAGCAGAAGTTACACCTGTAGATGCGTTAAAGTTTAAAGATATAAAACCTTATAAAACTCGCATTGCACAAGCGCAAAAAGCCACGGGTGAAAAAGATTCTTTTGTTACGATGACAGGAAAGATCCAAGGGCTAGAAGTCGTGGCAGGCGCATTTGAATTTAAATTCATGGGCGGCTCAATGGGGTCGGTAATGGGAGAAAAATTTGTTCGAGCAGTGAATGAAGCGATTGAAAAACGTTGTCCTTTAATTGTTTTTTCGGCCAGTGGTGGCGCTCGAATGCAAGAAGCGTTGTTTTCTTTGATGCAGATGGCCAAGACGAGTGCTGCGCTGGGCCGCTTGAGAGCACATAAATTGCCGTTTATTTCCGTCTTAACCGACCCAACAATGGGTGGGGTCTCAGCCAGTTTTGCCATGTTAGGGGATTTGAATATTGCTGAACCGAAGGCGTTGATTGGGTTTGCTGGGCCGCGTGTTATTGAGCAAACGGTTCGTGAAAAGCTTCCAGAAGGCTTTCAGCGCAGTGAATTTTTGCTAGAACATGGTGCTATTGATCGCATTATACATCGTCATAACCTCAGTGATGAATTGGCTTCTATTTGCCGTATGTTGCTACAAAAAACAGCATGA
- the folC gene encoding bifunctional tetrahydrofolate synthase/dihydrofolate synthase gives MKPTETTSLTEWIDWLVSLHADEIDLGIDRVKSVAEAMNLASPSPVVISVAGTNGKGSSIAMLASIYEAAGYQVGVYTSPHLLHFNERIRIQGHLADDQQIVQAFAEIEAARGQTKLTYFEFSTLAALWVFAQYSLDVILLEVGLGGRLDAVNLVDADASLITAIGIDHEDWLGSDRNQIAVEKAGIMRSGKPSVCSDNDIPETLVKYASQHNVPLKRLDTDFFYHKNNQAWSFLDSENQLVYQTLALPALSGDFQIQNASGVVALIETLQAELPVSFDQLSQGLNEVKHPGRLQKMQLDHQNWLIDVAHNPQAAEVLAHYLKQASIQADAIFSVLQDKDVTPMIEAIKPYVKKWSIADLGVPRALSIDKLERVLLQSGVLPENIVKCSNISEAVAHNRQTSKKDVLVWGSFFTVSQTLACFQND, from the coding sequence GTGAAACCCACTGAGACGACGTCTTTAACCGAATGGATTGATTGGTTAGTTTCATTGCATGCAGATGAAATTGACCTTGGAATCGATCGAGTGAAATCGGTTGCAGAGGCCATGAATCTGGCTTCTCCAAGCCCTGTTGTTATTTCTGTCGCGGGAACGAATGGAAAAGGGTCGAGCATTGCAATGCTGGCCTCTATTTATGAAGCCGCTGGGTATCAGGTGGGGGTTTATACGTCACCGCATTTATTACATTTCAATGAGCGTATTCGGATTCAAGGTCATTTAGCGGATGATCAGCAAATTGTGCAAGCGTTTGCCGAGATCGAAGCGGCGCGAGGGCAAACCAAATTAACCTATTTTGAATTTTCTACGCTGGCAGCGTTGTGGGTGTTTGCTCAATATTCATTGGATGTCATCCTGTTGGAAGTTGGGTTGGGCGGACGTTTGGATGCGGTTAATTTAGTGGATGCCGATGCCAGTTTGATTACAGCGATTGGCATCGATCATGAAGATTGGTTAGGCAGTGATCGGAACCAGATTGCAGTGGAAAAAGCTGGCATTATGCGGTCGGGAAAACCCTCTGTTTGTTCCGATAATGACATCCCGGAAACCTTAGTTAAGTATGCAAGCCAGCATAATGTGCCTTTAAAAAGACTCGATACAGACTTCTTTTATCATAAAAACAACCAGGCCTGGTCATTCTTAGACTCTGAAAATCAACTGGTATATCAAACTCTGGCATTACCCGCACTTTCAGGAGACTTTCAAATTCAAAATGCGTCAGGCGTGGTTGCTTTGATTGAGACACTGCAGGCTGAACTTCCGGTATCCTTTGATCAATTATCTCAGGGATTAAACGAAGTAAAGCACCCGGGGCGCCTGCAAAAGATGCAATTAGATCATCAAAACTGGTTGATTGATGTGGCGCATAACCCGCAGGCAGCGGAGGTTCTTGCACATTATCTAAAACAAGCCTCCATACAGGCAGATGCCATCTTTTCTGTGTTGCAGGATAAAGATGTAACCCCTATGATTGAAGCCATTAAACCTTATGTTAAAAAATGGTCTATTGCCGATTTGGGGGTTCCTCGGGCCTTGTCGATTGATAAGCTTGAAAGAGTACTACTTCAATCGGGCGTGTTGCCTGAGAATATTGTAAAATGTTCTAATATTTCAGAGGCCGTTGCGCATAATCGTCAAACATCGAAAAAAGATGTTTTAGT